Within Actinoplanes sp. L3-i22, the genomic segment GGCGACCAGGCCCTCCAGGACCATCCGCACCTGGGTGATCTCGATCGTCTCGGCCAGACTGATCTTGCGGACCACCGCGCCCCGGTTGCGCTGGATCTCCACCAGGCCCTCGGCGGCCATGTCCTGCAGCGCCAGCCGGACGGTGAACCGGCTCGCGCCGAGCCGCTCGATCAGCTGGGCCTCGACCAGCCGTTCGCCGGGCAGGTAGGCGCCGGTCAGGATCGCCTCGCGCAGGGCGTCGCGCGCGCTGGTCATCGGTCCCCCGTTATGGATTGCACAGCCGGAGCACAGCCGGCGGCCTCGTCGTGACCGGTACGATACCGCGCCCCCGCCAGCCCAATTCAAATCGTCAACAATCGCTGTGCCGGCAAGGCATGCTGGGACACAGGCTGGACTTACGGCCGAAACTGATTGTTGACAATCCTGCGAACAACCAGCACGATCCGGTGACGCGCACCACTCCCCCGAGAGGAAGCCCCGGATGTCCTCCAGTTCCGTCATCACCGCCGGGCGCGGCAACCGGCTCGCCCGGCTGGTCGTCGCCATCTGCTGGCTCGTCGTCCTGTTCGACGGCGTCGACCTGTTCATCTACGGCGCCGTGCTGCCCGGCATGCTCGACGACCGGTCGCTCGGCCTGACCCCGGCGATGGCCGGCGGGCTGGGCAGCTACGCGACCTTCGGCATGCTGATCGGCGCGGTCGCCTCCGGGCCGCTCACCGACCGGCTCGGCCGCAAGGCGATCATCATCGCGGACACCGTGATCTTCTCCCTGGCGTCGGTGGCCTGCGCGGTCGCGCCCAGCATCGGTGCGTTCGGCTGGGCCCGGTTCGTCGCCGGGCTGGGCCTGGGCGGCCTGCTGCCGATCGCGCTCACCCTGGTCGCCGAGTACGCCCCGACCGGCCGGCGCAACCTGATGATCGGCTCCCTGATGACCGCCCACCAGGTCGGCGGCATCGTGGCCGGCAGCCTCGGGCTCTACCTGCTGAACAACCACGGGTGGCGCTCGGCGTACTGGGTCGGGGTGCTGCCGCTGTTCATCGCGGTGCCGCTGATCGCCAAGTTCCTGCCCGAGTCGCTGAGCTTCCTGGTCGCCCGCGGCCGCACCGAGGAGGCCCGGGCGCTCGCCGCCCGCTACGAGGTCGACGTGCCGGACCCGGCGGCCACCCGGACCGGCAGCAAGCTGGACAGCGTCATCGACCTGTTCCGCGAGGGCCGCTGGCGGCCGACCCTGCTGTTCTGGATCACCTCGTTCGGCGGGCTGCTCCTGGTCTACGGCGTCAACACCTGGCTGCCGACGATGATGCGCGCCCAGGGCTACAACCTCGGCTCGTCGCTCGCCTTCCTGATCGTGATCAACCTGGGTGGCGTGCTCGGCATGCTGATCGCCGGCCGGGTCGCCGACCGGTTCGGGGCGGTGCCGGTCGCGGCCGTCTGGTTCGCGCTCACCGCGGTCGGCGTCTACCTGCTCGGCGTGCACACGCCGCTGGCGGTCACCTACGCGGTGGTCTTCCTGGCCGGCGTCTTCCTGTTCAGCGCGCAGACCATGGTGTACGCCGCGGTCACCGCCCGCTACGGCGACGCGAGCCGGGCGACCGCGGTGGGCTCGGCGGCCGGGATCGGGCGCTTCGGCGCGGTCTTCGGGCCGTGGCTCGGCGGGCAGCTGGTCGCCGCCGGGAACCAGGGGTGGGGGTTCACGGCGTTCGCCGTCACCGCCGTGCTGGCCACGGTGTTCGTCCTGCTCGCCGGTGCGGCGAGCCGGAACGCGGTGACCGCCGGCGCCGGCGCCCCGGTGCCCGTGCACTGATCGTCGTGCCCGCCGGCCCGCTTCGCGACCGCGCGAGGCGGGCCGGTTCGGTTCGCCGTACCGTCGCAAGCCCGAACCTCAGGAAAAAGCGGCCCGGCGGCGCGGCGGATTGTCGGCACCGAGCCCACCCCGCGCTGCACTGGATCATCGACAATCCAGCACGCACGGCCAACGAGAGTGGATCAAGCTGGCGCTTCGCGTGATCTGGATTGTTGACAATTCTGGTCGCCATCTTGTTTCCGGGGTGTATCGAGACTTATCGTTTGGCACACCTCCTGGCGCCAGGGATGTCATCAACGTCGATCGACGGGAGCTCCCGCATGTCCTCTGCGACCAACCCCACGCCACTCCGCCGGCGGTCCCGGTGAGGCCGGCGGTCCCGGTGATCCGGCCGGTCCGCACCCTCGCGCTGATCGCGGCCGCCCTGCTGGCCCTGACCACGCTGGTGCCCGGCGGCGCGACCGCCGCCCCGCGCGCCCGCGAGCTCGCCCCGCTGCTGCCCGTCATCGACTGCGCCGCGGTCCCCGGACTCGATCTGACCGGCGTGACCGACGCCCCGGTCACCATCAAGTCGGCGACCGTGACCAGCGCGAACGCGCCCGCGCCCTACTGCGCGGTGACCGGGACGATCGCCCCGGCGGACACCTTCGTGATGCGCCTGCCGGTCAACGGCTGGACCCAGCGCTACCTGCAGACCGGCTGCGGCGGGCTGTGCGGGAGCGCCAACATCGGCTACACCCAGGCGGCGAGCTGCGAGCCGGTCGCGGACGGGACGATCGCCAGCGCCACCACCGACATGGGTCACCAGGGACTCAACGACGGCTCGTGGGCGGCGGACAACCCGCAGGCGCTGATCGACTTCGCGTACCGGGGCGTGCACGTCACCTCGCAGGTGGCGCAGGAGCTGATCAAGCGGTTCTACGGGCGGTCGGCGGCGTACAGCTACTTCGACGGGTGCTCGGACGGCGGGCGCGAGGCGCTGATGGAGGCGCAGCGGTACCCGGACGACTTCGACGGGATCGCGGCCGGGGCGCCGGCCAGCAACATCGTCGTGCAGAACACGTACCACCACGCGTGGAACGTGCTCGCCAACCAGGACGCGAACGGGAACTACCTCCTGCTCGCCGACAAGCTGCCGCTGATCCACTCCGCCGTGCTGCACCAGTGCGACAGCCTGGACGGGGTGGTCGACGGTGTGCTCGACGACCCGCGGAACTGCCGCTTCGACCCGCGGACGCTGGTCTGCGCGGACACCGCCAACTGCCTGACCGCGGCGCAGGCGGCGGTGGTCGAGCGGCTGCACGACGGCGCGACCGACGGGCACGGCCGGCGCCTGGAGCAGGAGATCTCCCACGAGTGGGGCTCCGAGCTGGACTGGACGCTGTTCGTCCCGGCGAAGCAGGGCGACGTGACGTTCAGTGAGAACATCGCGCTGTCGTTCCTGCGCTACCTCGCCTACCGCAACGTGGCGAACCCGTCGTACCAGCTCACCGACCTCGAGTTCACGATGGCCTCGTTCCGGAAGACGGTGCAGACCTCCGACTACCTGTCCGCGACCGATCCGGATCTGAGCCGGTTCCGGCGCGGCGGCGGGAAGCTGCTGCTCTGGCACGGCTGGTCCGACCAGCACATCTCACCGCAGGCGACGCTGAACTACTGGGACGCGATGCGGCGGACGATGGGGTCCCGGGCGGTGGACGGCTTCGCCAAGCTGTACCTGCTTCCCGGCATGGCGCACTGCGGCGGCGGGCTCGGGCCGAACAGCTTCGACGTGCTCACCCCGGTGATGAACTGGGTCGAGTCCGGCACCGCGCCCGGGAGGATCGTCGCGTCGATGACCGGACGGACCCGGCCGGTCTTCCCGTATCCGCAGGTGGCCCGCTACGACGGCACCGGCAGCACCGATGACCAGGCGAACTTCGTGGCGGTGACGCCGCGGCGGGAGTCCACGGTCGGGTATGCGTGGGCCGGGGCCTGGCTCTACTCGCACGGCTACCAGAAGACGTGCCGCGCGGTGAACGGCAAGCTCGTCTGCGGTTAGCGCCTTCGGCAGGATCAACATCATTGGTGGGTACGGGCGTGCGCCGCGGCCGTACCCACCAATGCGGTGAGCCCGGCGTCAGGCGCCGAGGAAGCCGGTGAGGGTGGGGATGAACGTCGGCGCGCGCAGCGCCGACATGTGATCCCCGGGAACCGTGTGCAGCACCGCGCCCGGGATCGCGCCGGCCAGGACCGCCGGGCGGGTGGCGAGCGGATCCGACTCACCGGCCAGCACCAGGGTCGGCGCCTTGATCATCTCCAGCGGGATCGGCGCGGCGTGGACCGCGGCCGCCTGCGCGGCCAGGGCCAGCCGGTCGCCGCCGACCGCCTCGACGAACTGCCGGAAGCCGGCCGCCGCCGGATCGGTGACCGACGACGGGTCGTCGGTGCGCAGCGCGTGCAGCAGGCGGTCGCCGCCGATCACCCGGGTGTCCAGCCCGCCGACCTCGACCACCCCGGCACCGACCCCGCCGACGACCAGGCGGCGGACCCGCGGGTCGCGGATCGTGGTGAGCAGCGCGACGATCGCGCCCATCGAATAGCCGACCAGATCGACCTCGGTGATGCCGAGCAGGTCCAGCAGCGCGATCACGTCGCCGGCCATCCGGGACTCGCCGTAGAGCGCCGGGTCGTGCGGCTTGCCGGACCGGCCGTGTCCGCGCGCGTCGATCGCGACCACCCGGCGGCCGGCCCCGGTCAGCGCGGCGACCACGCCGGGCAGCACCCAGTTGGTCCGGCCGTCGGCGATGAAGCCGTGGTGCAGCAGCACCGGCGGAAGATCGGACGGGTTCTCCCAGAGCTCGTAGAAGATCTCCACGCCATCGGCGGATCGGAAGGTCGACATGCCGAGATCATTCCGCATGTGCGCTAGATTTCGGGAGAGCTTCCGGTCACTCCATAGGGGGATGGCAGGGTTGTGACGCCCACCCAGTTACGTGCGTACTCCGCGGTCGTCCGCCTCGGCTCCGTCAAGCTGGCCGCCGCCCACCTCGAGGTCTCCGAGGCGGCCGTCTCGCTCCACATCGGACAACTCCGCAAGGAGCTCGGCGACCAGCTCTTCACCCGTACCTCGTCCGGGCTGGCGTTCACCCCGGGCGGGCTGCGCCTGGCCAGCCGGGCCGCCGAGCTGCTCGGCCTACAGGACATCACGGTGCTGGAGGTGAGCGCGGCCGGGCGCGGGCGGCGGCTGCTGCGGGTCGGCGCGTCCAGCCTGTTCGCCGAGCACGCCGCGCCCGGGCTGATCGAGCTGTTCGCCGGGCGCGCCGCCGACCTGGACGTGGAGCTGAGCGTGCGCAGCCCGGCCACGTTCGCCGCGCTGCTGCAGACCCGGACCATCGACATCGCGATCGGGCCGGCCCCGAGCCTGCCGGACGCCACGGTCAGCGGGCGACCGGTGATGAACTACCGGATCGTGCTGGTCGCCGGGCCGGAGCACCCGCTCGCCGGGACCCGCCCGTCGGCCGGGCAACTGCGCGAGCAGACGTGGCTGCTCGGGCCGTCCGCGGCGGCCGACGGCGGGGCGATCCGGACGCTGCTGCGGCGGCTGGCGGTGCCCGACGAGCGTCAGCAGATCTTCCAGAGTCATGCGGCCGCGCTCGAAGAGGCGAAACGGGGGCGTGGGGTGGCCGCGGCGCTCTCGTTCACGGTGGCTCCGGAGGTTCGGCAGGGGCGGCTGGTGCAGTTCAGCGGGCCGTGGACCGCGGTGGATCAGGTCTGGCACGCGTACACGCTGAGCGAGCGGGGGGCGCCGGCGGCGGCCGCGGAGCTGGCCCGGTTCGCGGCGACACCGCGGGCGCTGCAGGCGATGATCCGCGGGGCCGGGGTGCACGTGGGGCGTTTCCGGCCCTCGGTGCACGTCACACTCTGGAGCTGACTTCGGTCGCTGCCCAGGATCGGTCCATCATCATGCCGACCACCCGGGTGACCAGGCGCCGGCTGGCGAATCGGCCGGCGAGCGCGGACGCCTTGTTCAGCGCGCCGGTCACCACGACCGGCGGCGGGTTGCGCCGCTCCACCGCGCGCAGCGCCCGCTCGACCACCTGGTCGGCCCGCATCCGCCGGGTGCCGCCGTCCGCCCCCTGGCCGGCGACCTCGAAGAACTCGGTCTCGGTCGCGCCCGGGCAGATCGCCAGCACGCGCAGCCGCGAGTCCCGGTTCTCGTACCAGAGCGCCTCGGTGAAGCTCAGCACGAACGCCTTCGTCGCGGCGTAGACGGCCATCCGCGGACTGGGCTGGAACGCCACCACGCTGGCCAGGTTGATCAGGAAGCCGTCGCCGGCCCGGAGCCGGTCGAGGAACGCGTGCGTGATGCTGACCAGGCTGGACACGTTCAGCATGACCTCGGCGTCGACGTGCGCCGCGTCCCGCTCGTGGAACAGCCGCTGGGCGCCGAAGCCGGCGTTGTTGATCAGGCTGGTGACGGTCACGCCGGCCGCGTCGACGGCGGCGCTGAGCTTGGCGCCGGCCTCCGGGACGGCCAGGTCCATGGCGATCGTGGTCACCCGGACGCCGGTCAGCTCGGCGGCCAGCCGCTCCAGCCGGTCGGCGCGGCGGGCGACGAGCACCAGGTCATCGCCGCGGGCGGCGAGGCGGCGGGCGAACTCGGCGCCGAGGCCCGCGCTCGCACCGGTGATCAGAACGGTCTGCTTCTTCATGGTCGGCATCGTATGCCTACTTGGCACTCAGTGCCAACCAGTCACCGACTGCTAGGGTGGGGGCATGACGCTCTGGAACCGCACCCGCCAGGCGGTCTACGACGAGATCGCGGGCACGGCGATGGAGATGTTCCTGACCCGCGGCTTCGAGGCGACGACGATCGACGACATCGCCCGGGCCGCCGGGATCTCGCGGCGCTCCTTCTTCCGGTACTTCGGCACCAAGGAGGACATCGTCCTCGGCGACGTGGCCGGCAAGGGCGAGCTGGCGGCCCGGGCCCTCGCCGACCGGCCGGACGGCGAGGATCCGTGGACGGCGCTGCGGAACGCGTTCCACGTCAGCAAGGACGCGGCCTACGACCCGGCGACCATGCTCAAGATCTTCACGATGATGTATGAGACGCCCTCGCTGCGCGCCCGGCACATCGAGAAACACCTGCAGTGGCAGGCCGCGCTGGTCCCGGAGCTGCGGCGCCGGCTCGGCGCCGATCCGGCAGACCCCTTGGACGTCCGGGCGGAGGCGCTCGTCGCCTGCGCGATCACCTGCCTGGACGTGGCCGGCGAGGCGTGGACCCGGTCGAAGGGCGCGGTCCCGCTGGAGGACCTGTTCGACTCGGCGGCCGACGCGCTCCGCCCGGGCCCCTAGTACCAGGTCGAGACGTCGATCCCGAACCCGTGGACGACGGCGGCCAGCGCGATCGCGATGACCAGGGCGGCCCCGATCAGCACGCCGACCGAGACCAGGGCCGCGGTCAGGGCCTTGCCGATGCCGCCCAGCTCGCCCGCGAGCACCTGTGCGGTGGTCGGGCGGGACCAGGTCATCGGCGGGTAGGTGGCGCTCGGACCGACTCCGGCCGGCCGGGTGATGTCGCCCCGGATCCGGGCGCGGGCGGGGGTGGCGGGGGTCTGCTGCTGCTCCATGACGGCGCCTCCTTGGCAACCAACTTGCTCTACTCGGAGCATGCGCCGCCGGCGCCCCGAACGTCTCGTGCGTTCGGTCATAAAATGTCGTCTCAAATCGTGCAATAACTACAGAGCCAGCGTCGCCCGGACCGCGGTGGTGAGATCCCCGAACGTCGCGGCCGGAAGCATCAGGTCGCAGAACGGCAGCGCCGCCGACATCCCGGCCACCGCCGGGGCGAATCCGTGCGTGCCGGCCCGTGGATTGAGCCACACGACCCGGTGCGCCCGGCGCCTCAGCCGGGACATCGCGGCGGTCATCTGCTCGGGTGGGTCGCTGTCCCAGCCGTCCGAGGCGATCAGGACCAGGGCGCCGCGCACCGTGTCGCCGTGGTGCGAGTCCAGCAGCGCGACGAGGTTCGAGGCGATCCGGGTGCCGCCGAACCGGTCGGTCGCCGCCGACGACGCGCGCTCGATCGCCTCCCGCGCCGACGGCCGGCGCAGCGCCGGGGTCAGCCGGGTCAGCGTCGTCGCGAACGCGAACACCTCGGCCGCGGTGACCGTGGTGAACGCCCGCATCAGGTGCAGGTAGGCGGCGGTCTGCGCGCGCATCGAAGCACTCACGTCGCAGAGCAGCACGGCCCGGCGCGGCCGTCGCACCGGACGCTCACGGACCAGCGTGACCGGCTCGAACGCGGTCCGGCGGGACTGCGCGACGGTGTGCCGCAACGAGATCCGGGGACCGCGCGCGTCGACCGCACGACGACGGCCGCGCCGGTGCGGCCAGTGGTGCAGCTCGGCGGCCAGGGCCCCGGCGAGGGCGTCGAGCTGCGCGGAGTCGAGTTCGTCGAACGGCCGCTCGGCGAGCGCGGCAAGAGCTTCCGGGCGCATTTCCGGTACGGCCGGCTCCTCGCCCCCGACCTCATCCCGCGCCGCCACCGGCGTCGGCAGCATCGCCCACGGCAACCCGCCGTCCGCACTGCCCCGGGCCGTCGCGCCGGGCAGCGGCAGCTGCACCTCGTCCTCGCGCCGCGCGCCCGGCGCCGACTCCCGGGTCAGCGGCAGCGGCACCGCGTCGTCGAACACGGCGGCGAACACGCCCTCGAACGCGGCCAGGTCGGCCTCGCGGCGCACCAGCGTCACCCGGGCCACCCAGTAGATCTCCGCCCGGGAGCCGGCCGGGACGACCCCCAGCCCCCGGATGAGATCGTCGGTCTCGGTCAGCCCGGCCGACAGCCCGGCCCGCCGGCACCGCGCCACGAAGGCCACCGCGAAGGCGGCCCGGTCCACCCCGCGCAGCACCTCAGCGACGGCCCACCAGCCAGACCACTACGGCGACGGCCACCACCGCGCCGACCGCCACCGGGATGAGGCGCTTGTAGACCGACCCGCCGGCTACCGCGAGCAGATCAAGCGGCGCGTCGTCCGAAGCGACCGCCGGAACAGCCGCGGCGGGCGCGACGGGAGCGGGAGCCGGAGCCGGGGAGTCGGTGACCCCGGTGGTCACCGGAACCGGGGTGGTGACGGTGGGCGAGGGCAGATCAGCGGCCAGCTTCGCCTCCAGATTCGCGGCGAACTGGGTCAGCAGCTTCGCCGAGATCTCCTTGATCATGCCGCTGCCGAACTGGGCCAGCTTCCCGGTGATCTTCAGGTCGGTGTCCACGCTCACCCGGGTGGCGTCGCCGTCCGGGGTCAGCACCGCGGTGACCACCGCCGCCGCGTTGCCCGCCGAGCGCGGGTCCCGGCCCTTGGCGTCGATCACCGCGCGGTAGCCCTCGGCGTCCTTCGCGGTGAACCGGGCCGTACCGGTGAACTCCGAGATCACCGGGCCCACCTTGACCTTCACCTTGCCCCGGTAGTCGTCGCCGTCGACCCCGGTGAGCTGGGCGCCCGGCAGGCAGGGGGCGATCCCGGCCAGATCGGTCAGCACCTCCCAGGCCCGGTCGATCGAGGTGGGCACGGTGAACTCGTTCGTGATCTTCACGGTTGTTCTCCAAGCGGAGCGGCGGACGGAGGGAGGGCGGCGACGACGGCGCGCCGGTCGGCCGGGGTCTTCGCGATGGTGCCGATGGTCTGCGGGACCAGCGGCTCGACCAGCTCGGTGACGCCGAGCGCGGCCAGCGCCGACACCCAGTCGATGGTCTCGGCGAGGCCGGGCGCCTTGTCCAGGTCGAGCCCGCGGACCCGCCCGACGAACGCCGTGGTGTCCCGGATCAGCGGCTCGACCGCGCCCGGCACGGCCCGCCGGACGATCGCCGCCGCCCGCGCCGGCCCGGGGAACTCGATCCAGTGGTAGAGGCACCGCCGGCGCAGCGCGTCGTGCAGGTCCCGGCTGTGGTTCGAGGTCAGCACCACGACCGGCGGGCGGGTGGCGGCGAACGTGCCCAGCTCCGGGATGGTGATCGCGGCCTCCCCGAGGAACTCGAAGAGCAGCGCCTCGAACTCGTCGTCGGCCCGGTCGATCTCGTCGATCAGCAGCACCGGCGGCCGCGGCCCGGCGTGCCGGACGGCCCGCAGGATGGCCCGCTCCTGCAGGAAGTCGGCGGTGAACAGGTCCGCGTCGTCGAGCCGGTCCCCGCGCGCCTCGGCGAGCCGGATCGCGAGGAGCTGCCGCTGGTAGTTCCACTCGTAGAGCGCCTCGGACGCGGTCAGGCCCTCGTAGCACTGCAGCCGGATCAGCGGGGTGTCCAGGGCGAGCGCGAGCGCCTTGGCCGCGGCCGTCTTCCCGACCCCGGGCTCCCCTTCGAGCAGCAGCGGCTTGCCCAGGCGCAGCGCCAGGAACACCGCCATCGCCAGCCCGTCGTCGACCAGGTAGTCGACCGCGTCGAGCCGGGCGCGGACCTCCTCGTACGAGTTCACCGCCGGTCCTCCCCGAGCAGCCGCTCGTAGTCCTCGCGGGTGTCCACGTCGATCGGCACCGGGCCGTCGACCGGCACCTCGGTCACCGCGAAGCGCCCGGAGTGCAGCAGCTTCCACACCGCCTTGTCGCCGTGCAGCCCGGCCAGCTCGGCGAAGACCGGCCGCTGGAACAGGAACGGGTGCCCGAGCCCGTCGGCGTACCGGCACACGCCGATCGGGGTGTCCACGGCGGCGACCCGGCGGGCGTCGGACGGGCGGACCCGGGGCTGGTCGCCCAGCAGGAGCAGCAGGCGATCGGTGGTCACGAACGGGACGGCCGACCGGATCGACGACCCGCAGCCGGTGCCGAAATCCGGGTTCTCGATCACCCGTACGCCGGCAAGGTCCACCGTGGCCCGGATCGCCGCCGCCGAACCGCCCAGGGTGACCAGCAGCTCCGCGCAGCCGCAGGCGCGCGCGGTGTCCAGCGTCGCGTCGAGCAGGGTCCGCCCGCGGAACGGCAGCAGCTGCTTGGCCTCGCCGAGCCGCCGGGAGCCGCCCGCCGCCAGGACCAGCGCGGAAACCGGTGCCATCAGGCCGCCGTGTGCTTCTTCAGGCAGCCGGGGCAGCAGTACCAGAAGTCGGCGCCGCCGACCACGGCGTGCGGGGTGTCCGGGCCGATCAGCACGGTCATGCCGCAGATCGGGTCCACCGCCTGCCGCGAAGCCTCGATCTCCTGCGGCACGGGGGGACCTATGGAGAGAAGCTCCGCGGCAGGGGCCGCCGGAGACGCGGGGGCGGCCAGGCCACCGGTCCGCATCTCCCGGACGATCTCGGCGAGGACCGACAGGGCGATTTCTTTCGGGGTACGGGCACCGATGGCCAACCCTGGATGAGTACGGATCCGGGCCCGCTCCGGATCGGTGAGCTCCATCGCATCGAGCACCACCGCGCCCCGCTTGTGGCTGGCGATCAGCGCGAGGTACGGCACCCCGGCATCCAGCGCGCCGCGCAGCGCCGCCTCCTCGTCGCGCCCGAGCCCGGCGACGACCGCCGCGGTCACCCCGCCGAACCCGGTCGCGGCGACCTCGAAGTCGAGGAACGCGGCGAGCTCGCGAATCGCCGTACCGATCGGAGTTGATCCTTGAACCGCGACCAACGGGCGCGGAAGGACCGGCCGCAGGAAGATCTCCACGGCGCCGCCGGAGTGGCAGGGGTTGACCGCGATCCGCGCGCCGGGCGCCTCCGGGAACGCCTCGGCATCCTCCGGCAGCACCCTGAGCAGCAGACTGTTGCCGTCCTTGAGGGTGTCGAGGGCGGCGACGCGGACCGAGGTCTCGGCGCAGACCCCGCCGACGAAGCCCTCGATCGAGCCGTCGGCGAGGATCACCGCGTCGTCGCCGGCCCGGGCCGAGGTGGGTTCCTGGGCCCGGACGACGGTGGCGTGCACGAACGGGAGCCGGGCCGCGGTCAGCTGGGAGACGCGTTCGGCGAGCATCAGATCGGCGGGGTCGAGCGGCCGCGCATGGCCTCCCACACGCGCGACGGGGTGAGCGGCATGTCGGCGTGCCGGACGCCGTACGGCTTGAGCGCGTCCATCACCGCGTTGACGATCGCCGGCGGCGAGCCGACGGTGGCCGACTCCCCCACCCCCTTGGCGCCGATCGGATGATGCGGCGACGGGGTGACGGTGAACCCGGTCTCCCAGTCCGGCACCTCCAGCGCGGTCGGGATCAGGTAGTCCATCAGGGACGCGCCGAGGCAGTTGCCGTCCTCGTCGAACGCGATCATCTCCATCAGGGCCATCCCGACGCCGTCGGTGAGCCCGCCGTGCACCTGCCCCTCGATGATCATCGGGTTGATCCGGGTGCCGCAGTCGTCGACCGCGATGAACCGGCGCACCTTCACCTCGGCGGTGCCCGGGTCGATGTCGACGACGCAGAGGTACGCCCCGTGCGGGTAGGTCAGGTTCGACGGGTTGTAGCAGATCTGGGCTTCGAGCGCGCCCTCCAGACCCTCCGGCAGGTCGCCGGCGCCGTGCGCGCGCATGGCGATCTCCTGGATCGTGACGGCCTTGCCGGGGTCGCCCTTGACCTGGAAACTCCCCTTGATCCACTCCAGGTCGGCGACGGTCACCTCGAGCATCGACGACGCGATCAGCTGCGCCTTGTCGCGGACCTTGCGGGCGACCAGCGCGGCCGCGGCGCCGGAGACCGGGGTGGAGCGGCTGCCGTAGGTGCCGAGCCCGAACGGCGTGTTGTCGGTGTCGCCGTGCACCACGTCGATGTCGTCCGGCGGGATGCCCAGCTCCTCCGCGACGATCTGCGCGAACGTCGTCTCGTGGCCCTGCCCCTGGGTCTGCACCGACAGCCGGACCACGGCCTTGCCGGTCGGATGGACCCGCAGCTCACAGCCGTCGGCCATGCCCAGGCCGAGGATGTCCATGTGCTTGCGCGGGCCGGCCCCGACCGCCTCGGTGAAGAACGCGATGCCGATCCCCATCAGCTCGCCGCGGGCCCGCTTCTCGGCCTGCTCGCGGCGCAGCTCGTCGTAGCCGGCCATCTCCATCGCCAGGCGCATGGTCGGCTCGTAGTCGCCGGAGTCGTACACCCAGCCGGTCTTCGTCGTGTACGGGAACTGCTCGGGCCGGATGAAGTTCTTCAGCCGCAGCTCGGCCGGGTCCATGCCGAGCTCGTCGGCGAGGCAGTCGACGATGCGTTCGACCAGGTAGACGGCCTCGGTGATGCGGAACGAGCAGGCGTACGCGACCCCGCCGGGCGCCTTGTTCGTGTAGACCGCGGTCATCTTGCAGTACGCGGCCTCGATGTCATAACTGCCGGTGAACACGCCGAAGAAGCCGGCCGGGTACTTGACCGGCGCCGCGGTGCCGTTGAACGCGCCGTGGTCGGCCAGCACGTTCGTCCGGATGGCCAGGATCTTGCCCTCGCGCGTCGCGGCGATCTCGCCGCGCATGATGTAGTCGCGGGCGAACCCGGTGCTGATCAGGTTCTCCGAGCGGTCCTCCATCCACTTCACCGGCTTGCCGGTGACGATCGAGCCGACGATCGCGCAGACGTAACCGGGGTAGATCGGCACCTTGTTGCCGAAGCCGCCGCCGATGTCCGGCGAGATCACCTGGATCTTGTGCTCGGGGATGCCGGCCACGATCGCGTAGAGGGTGCGGTGCGCGTGCGGCGCCTGCGTCGTCGACCAGAGCTTGAGCCTCCCCTCGACCGGATCGAAATCGGCCACCGCGCCGCACGTCTCCATCGGGGCGGGGTGCACCCGCGGGTAGACGATGTCCTGCTGGACGACCACGTCGGCGGCGGCGAAGACCCGCTCGGTCTCGTC encodes:
- a CDS encoding VWA domain-containing protein, with amino-acid sequence MDRAAFAVAFVARCRRAGLSAGLTETDDLIRGLGVVPAGSRAEIYWVARVTLVRREADLAAFEGVFAAVFDDAVPLPLTRESAPGARREDEVQLPLPGATARGSADGGLPWAMLPTPVAARDEVGGEEPAVPEMRPEALAALAERPFDELDSAQLDALAGALAAELHHWPHRRGRRRAVDARGPRISLRHTVAQSRRTAFEPVTLVRERPVRRPRRAVLLCDVSASMRAQTAAYLHLMRAFTTVTAAEVFAFATTLTRLTPALRRPSAREAIERASSAATDRFGGTRIASNLVALLDSHHGDTVRGALVLIASDGWDSDPPEQMTAAMSRLRRRAHRVVWLNPRAGTHGFAPAVAGMSAALPFCDLMLPAATFGDLTTAVRATLAL
- a CDS encoding SRPBCC family protein, producing the protein MKITNEFTVPTSIDRAWEVLTDLAGIAPCLPGAQLTGVDGDDYRGKVKVKVGPVISEFTGTARFTAKDAEGYRAVIDAKGRDPRSAGNAAAVVTAVLTPDGDATRVSVDTDLKITGKLAQFGSGMIKEISAKLLTQFAANLEAKLAADLPSPTVTTPVPVTTGVTDSPAPAPAPVAPAAAVPAVASDDAPLDLLAVAGGSVYKRLIPVAVGAVVAVAVVVWLVGRR
- a CDS encoding MoxR family ATPase, which translates into the protein MNSYEEVRARLDAVDYLVDDGLAMAVFLALRLGKPLLLEGEPGVGKTAAAKALALALDTPLIRLQCYEGLTASEALYEWNYQRQLLAIRLAEARGDRLDDADLFTADFLQERAILRAVRHAGPRPPVLLIDEIDRADDEFEALLFEFLGEAAITIPELGTFAATRPPVVVLTSNHSRDLHDALRRRCLYHWIEFPGPARAAAIVRRAVPGAVEPLIRDTTAFVGRVRGLDLDKAPGLAETIDWVSALAALGVTELVEPLVPQTIGTIAKTPADRRAVVAALPPSAAPLGEQP
- a CDS encoding NTP transferase domain-containing protein codes for the protein MAPVSALVLAAGGSRRLGEAKQLLPFRGRTLLDATLDTARACGCAELLVTLGGSAAAIRATVDLAGVRVIENPDFGTGCGSSIRSAVPFVTTDRLLLLLGDQPRVRPSDARRVAAVDTPIGVCRYADGLGHPFLFQRPVFAELAGLHGDKAVWKLLHSGRFAVTEVPVDGPVPIDVDTREDYERLLGEDRR
- a CDS encoding XdhC family protein; the protein is MGGHARPLDPADLMLAERVSQLTAARLPFVHATVVRAQEPTSARAGDDAVILADGSIEGFVGGVCAETSVRVAALDTLKDGNSLLLRVLPEDAEAFPEAPGARIAVNPCHSGGAVEIFLRPVLPRPLVAVQGSTPIGTAIRELAAFLDFEVAATGFGGVTAAVVAGLGRDEEAALRGALDAGVPYLALIASHKRGAVVLDAMELTDPERARIRTHPGLAIGARTPKEIALSVLAEIVREMRTGGLAAPASPAAPAAELLSIGPPVPQEIEASRQAVDPICGMTVLIGPDTPHAVVGGADFWYCCPGCLKKHTAA
- a CDS encoding aerobic carbon-monoxide dehydrogenase large subunit, which gives rise to MTTTNDQKPIGYGRMLRKEDPRFLRGRGHYTDDVQLPGMLHMAILRSPFAHARIVSVDTTAAEASPGVKAVITGETLAGLGLAWMPTLSNDVQAVLATDKVRFQGQEVAVVVAEDRYRARDALELIDVEYDVLDPVIDVRKALEPDAPLIRDDLQGKTNNHCFDWETGDADETERVFAAADVVVQQDIVYPRVHPAPMETCGAVADFDPVEGRLKLWSTTQAPHAHRTLYAIVAGIPEHKIQVISPDIGGGFGNKVPIYPGYVCAIVGSIVTGKPVKWMEDRSENLISTGFARDYIMRGEIAATREGKILAIRTNVLADHGAFNGTAAPVKYPAGFFGVFTGSYDIEAAYCKMTAVYTNKAPGGVAYACSFRITEAVYLVERIVDCLADELGMDPAELRLKNFIRPEQFPYTTKTGWVYDSGDYEPTMRLAMEMAGYDELRREQAEKRARGELMGIGIAFFTEAVGAGPRKHMDILGLGMADGCELRVHPTGKAVVRLSVQTQGQGHETTFAQIVAEELGIPPDDIDVVHGDTDNTPFGLGTYGSRSTPVSGAAAALVARKVRDKAQLIASSMLEVTVADLEWIKGSFQVKGDPGKAVTIQEIAMRAHGAGDLPEGLEGALEAQICYNPSNLTYPHGAYLCVVDIDPGTAEVKVRRFIAVDDCGTRINPMIIEGQVHGGLTDGVGMALMEMIAFDEDGNCLGASLMDYLIPTALEVPDWETGFTVTPSPHHPIGAKGVGESATVGSPPAIVNAVMDALKPYGVRHADMPLTPSRVWEAMRGRSTPPI